A genomic window from Anaeromusa acidaminophila DSM 3853 includes:
- a CDS encoding prephenate dehydratase: MKRTYWSLLLVLCICLLAQTAWASVSYLGPAGTYTEEATIQFFGAQEEMTPVKTVAESLALLKAGTCAYAVVPVENTIGGPVYPYVDAVLTDADFAIVGEVNLPIRQTLLGLPGTSLQQVKTVLSHPQGIAQSKAWLKANLPEAKVAEVSSTAEGAKKVAEAQDPSVAAIAASRTADVYHLDILARDLQYTDTNVTRFWVVALKGKALPAGKKGALELRGSAADLGKLLVRLENAGYQAEFVHDRPLKTKLGEYLFVLEVKAVQTKTTLAQAVRGTGGQVRILGTYDEK, encoded by the coding sequence ATGAAACGTACTTATTGGAGCTTGCTTTTAGTTTTATGTATATGCTTGCTTGCCCAGACTGCTTGGGCCAGTGTGAGTTATCTAGGACCTGCCGGAACCTATACGGAAGAAGCTACCATTCAATTTTTTGGCGCGCAGGAAGAAATGACACCGGTGAAAACAGTGGCGGAATCCCTGGCCTTGCTAAAAGCTGGTACATGCGCTTACGCAGTAGTGCCGGTGGAAAATACCATCGGAGGTCCAGTGTATCCGTATGTAGACGCGGTATTAACGGATGCTGATTTCGCTATAGTGGGCGAGGTAAATTTGCCGATTCGGCAGACGCTGCTGGGGCTGCCAGGAACCTCTCTGCAGCAAGTGAAGACGGTTCTGTCTCATCCGCAGGGGATTGCCCAGAGTAAGGCTTGGTTGAAGGCCAACTTGCCGGAGGCTAAGGTGGCGGAAGTAAGCAGCACCGCCGAAGGGGCTAAAAAAGTAGCCGAAGCGCAAGATCCTTCTGTGGCGGCGATTGCCGCTTCGCGCACTGCTGATGTGTATCATCTGGATATTCTAGCGCGTGATTTGCAATACACGGATACAAATGTGACCCGTTTTTGGGTTGTGGCGCTTAAAGGGAAAGCACTGCCTGCAGGAAAAAAAGGAGCCTTGGAGCTGCGCGGTTCTGCTGCTGATCTAGGAAAACTTTTGGTACGGTTAGAGAATGCGGGTTACCAAGCTGAGTTTGTACATGACAGGCCCTTGAAAACCAAGTTGGGAGAATATTTATTTGTGCTGGAGGTGAAAGCGGTTCAGACGAAGACGACCTTAGCGCAGGCTGTGCGGGGAACTGGCGGACAAGTACGAATTTTAGGCACATATGACGAAAAATAG
- a CDS encoding exodeoxyribonuclease III yields MKFISWNVNGLRACLGKGFSEFFQQSDADFFCVQETKMQPHQAELDFPGYEQYWNSAVKKGYSGTAVFTRHTPLSVRLGMNKEEHDQEGRLLTLEYPDFFLVNVYTPNSQRELARLDYRMQWEDDFRRYLASLDAEKAVILCGDINVAHQEIDIKNPKSNRRNAGFTDEERGKMSELLMEGFTDTFRYLYPARENAYTWWSYMMKARDRNVGWRIDYFLVSNRLQAQIKEAMIYSEILGSDHCPVGLELK; encoded by the coding sequence ATGAAATTCATCTCTTGGAATGTAAACGGTCTGCGCGCCTGCCTCGGCAAAGGCTTTAGCGAATTTTTTCAGCAAAGCGACGCCGACTTCTTCTGCGTGCAAGAAACAAAAATGCAGCCCCATCAAGCGGAACTGGATTTCCCTGGGTACGAGCAATATTGGAACAGCGCCGTCAAAAAAGGCTATTCCGGCACGGCCGTCTTTACTCGTCATACGCCGCTTTCCGTGCGCTTAGGGATGAATAAGGAAGAGCATGATCAGGAAGGCCGCCTACTCACCTTGGAATACCCGGATTTTTTCCTGGTCAATGTCTACACGCCCAACTCACAGCGCGAATTGGCGCGGTTAGATTACCGCATGCAATGGGAAGACGATTTCCGGCGCTACCTAGCTTCGCTGGATGCCGAAAAAGCAGTCATTTTATGCGGCGACATCAACGTCGCCCACCAAGAAATCGACATTAAGAATCCTAAAAGCAATCGACGTAATGCCGGCTTCACCGATGAAGAGCGCGGCAAAATGAGCGAACTGCTAATGGAAGGATTCACAGATACCTTCCGCTACCTCTATCCGGCCCGTGAAAACGCTTATACTTGGTGGTCCTATATGATGAAAGCTCGCGACCGCAACGTCGGTTGGCGTATTGACTATTTTCTCGTCTCCAACCGCTTGCAGGCTCAAATCAAAGAAGCGATGATTTACTCCGAAATCCTAGGCAGCGATCACTGCCCGGTAGGGCTAGAACTGAAGTAA
- a CDS encoding bifunctional diguanylate cyclase/phosphodiesterase — protein sequence MTIFGTIRSQLVLFTSVIVVLTLASTLYLSYYFMAEEYESTMQQTNYQMAHSLADNIGLFMQNAYNVNSLLAKSPTVLDGNREKQKQLLQETTRQYPFFQLLAVTSLEGEQLARSSGPSANRAERPWFKKFMAQKQPYVSDTYYSLTTEAPITTIVHGISQDGQLRAILMADIEVSKLQDLVESFNSGAGSYAYLLDGNGGVIAHPDRRQVNELYNYRTQRKSELVRDGTGRLITDAKNNEVVSEESFVLPAGLESIVNTVLQGESGVASYEEKDGDEYLCAYRSIPMPGLSAPWSLIVVQKKSAAMAFIKDVSLRNLLLGSWVLLLSLWLTWWLARKFSRPIKKLVEATRQVSGGDLSVRLPVHKGNELGEMAGNFNRMIDSLAQYQGQLEVLVERRTQDLGAANQELLAMNEEALEHNERLALLNDSLAEEVAVRKKAEEEVLRRERQYRAVTALLTRPLTDVQELFEVILDNAMYLVDSPDGYISLYEEKTPGFRMCHSRGAYLPFLHEVQPLATGMEGLVHDQKELLYVPDYASFTGRVDDPRLMDLKSVIMLPLIQDGEVRGVLTISWRQEHIVHKEDVATLQQFADLALVALERLKVQEKMHRLAYFDGLTGLPNRENLKEKLTQCLLEEPQMGALFFIDMDELKDINDHFGHSIGDEVICAASRQVYEALKRDCYIARIGGDEFVAVVPGANMNAAVKMAEDLVSNLYRDYEVSTGKLRLSASVGVVLYPEDGENMEELLRKGDLAMYAAKRAGRNCWCFYERMLLEQTDQKIWLAAGLRQALEAGELRLFYQQQVRVSDGEIIGFEALLRWIHPEKGVIAPDVFIPFAEQSGWIVPIGRWVLKEACAFAARLAASGRGNVRVAVNISARQLMEYGFVEFVDECIAEAGISVKQLELEITESVLIEEMAENIEKLWRLRAHGLLLSLDDFGTGYSSLTYLNNLPVHTLKIDKTFIKTLGEDGERTQLVNSIIHLAHSMGLLVVAEGVELAEQRQCLLEMGCDYLQGYLFSKPVPEAEALALLPGSTEG from the coding sequence ATGACAATATTTGGCACAATTCGCAGCCAACTCGTTTTGTTTACCTCAGTTATTGTCGTATTGACGCTGGCTTCCACTTTGTATTTGAGCTACTATTTTATGGCCGAAGAGTATGAGAGCACTATGCAGCAGACCAATTATCAAATGGCTCATAGCTTGGCCGATAATATTGGGTTGTTTATGCAAAATGCCTATAATGTTAACTCTTTATTGGCAAAATCTCCAACGGTGCTTGACGGGAATAGGGAAAAGCAGAAGCAGCTGCTCCAAGAAACGACAAGACAGTATCCGTTTTTCCAGCTTTTGGCGGTGACAAGTCTGGAAGGAGAGCAACTGGCTCGTTCGAGCGGACCGTCGGCGAATCGAGCGGAACGGCCATGGTTTAAAAAATTTATGGCGCAAAAACAGCCCTATGTGTCGGACACGTATTACTCGTTAACGACCGAGGCGCCCATTACCACTATTGTGCACGGCATTTCTCAGGACGGGCAATTGCGAGCGATTTTAATGGCGGACATAGAAGTGTCTAAACTGCAAGATTTAGTGGAGTCCTTCAATTCCGGCGCGGGCAGCTACGCCTATCTTTTGGACGGAAACGGCGGAGTAATTGCTCACCCGGATCGGCGGCAGGTGAATGAACTCTACAATTATCGGACGCAGCGCAAATCAGAGCTGGTACGAGATGGTACCGGGAGACTGATTACAGACGCAAAAAATAATGAGGTTGTGAGTGAAGAATCCTTTGTACTGCCTGCGGGCTTAGAAAGCATTGTGAACACAGTATTGCAAGGGGAAAGCGGCGTAGCTTCTTATGAGGAAAAAGATGGAGACGAATATCTCTGTGCGTATCGCAGCATTCCCATGCCTGGCTTATCAGCTCCGTGGAGTTTGATTGTAGTTCAGAAGAAAAGCGCCGCCATGGCGTTTATCAAAGATGTATCTCTCAGAAACTTGCTCCTCGGAAGCTGGGTGTTGCTTCTTTCTTTGTGGCTTACCTGGTGGCTTGCAAGAAAGTTTAGCCGTCCGATTAAAAAGTTGGTTGAGGCGACAAGGCAAGTTAGCGGCGGGGACTTATCGGTGCGTCTGCCGGTACATAAAGGAAACGAATTGGGAGAAATGGCGGGGAATTTTAACCGCATGATTGATTCGTTGGCGCAGTATCAGGGGCAGCTGGAAGTGTTGGTAGAACGGCGTACTCAGGACTTAGGGGCGGCCAACCAAGAACTTTTGGCCATGAACGAAGAGGCTCTTGAACATAATGAGCGTCTGGCGCTGTTAAATGACAGCTTAGCAGAGGAAGTGGCGGTGCGTAAAAAGGCGGAAGAAGAGGTGCTGCGGCGGGAGCGGCAATACCGAGCGGTGACGGCCCTTTTAACTCGGCCTTTAACAGACGTGCAAGAACTGTTTGAAGTTATATTGGATAACGCTATGTACTTGGTAGATTCGCCGGACGGTTATATTTCTCTTTATGAAGAAAAAACGCCGGGCTTTCGCATGTGTCATAGCCGAGGTGCATACTTGCCATTTCTCCATGAGGTTCAGCCCTTAGCAACCGGCATGGAAGGCTTGGTGCATGATCAGAAAGAATTGCTGTATGTTCCGGATTATGCCTCATTTACCGGTCGAGTGGACGACCCGCGACTGATGGATTTGAAAAGCGTGATCATGCTGCCGCTGATTCAAGACGGAGAAGTACGAGGGGTTTTGACAATCAGTTGGCGGCAGGAGCATATTGTACATAAGGAAGATGTGGCAACGCTGCAGCAATTTGCAGATTTGGCATTGGTAGCGTTAGAACGCTTAAAGGTGCAGGAGAAAATGCATCGGTTGGCTTATTTTGACGGGCTGACAGGTCTGCCGAATCGAGAAAATCTCAAAGAAAAGCTGACCCAGTGCCTCTTGGAAGAACCTCAAATGGGAGCGCTCTTTTTCATCGATATGGATGAACTGAAAGATATTAATGATCATTTTGGACATTCTATTGGTGATGAAGTGATCTGCGCTGCCAGCCGCCAAGTATATGAGGCATTGAAGAGAGATTGCTACATAGCGCGTATTGGCGGCGATGAATTTGTGGCGGTCGTTCCTGGGGCCAATATGAATGCCGCGGTTAAGATGGCGGAAGACCTTGTGAGCAATCTATACCGTGATTATGAAGTGAGTACGGGTAAATTGCGTCTTTCCGCCAGTGTAGGGGTTGTTTTATATCCTGAAGACGGAGAAAATATGGAAGAACTGCTGCGTAAAGGGGATTTGGCCATGTATGCGGCCAAACGCGCTGGGCGCAACTGCTGGTGTTTTTATGAAAGAATGCTGTTGGAACAAACCGATCAGAAAATTTGGCTGGCAGCCGGGCTGCGACAGGCGTTGGAAGCGGGCGAATTGCGGTTGTTTTATCAGCAACAGGTTCGGGTTAGTGATGGTGAAATAATCGGATTTGAGGCCTTGCTGCGCTGGATTCATCCTGAAAAGGGAGTGATTGCGCCGGACGTATTTATTCCCTTTGCAGAGCAAAGCGGGTGGATTGTGCCTATTGGCCGCTGGGTGCTGAAGGAAGCTTGCGCGTTTGCCGCTCGTTTAGCGGCGAGCGGGCGAGGGAATGTGCGGGTGGCCGTCAATATTTCGGCGCGTCAATTGATGGAATACGGCTTTGTAGAATTCGTGGACGAATGCATTGCTGAGGCTGGTATCAGTGTCAAACAATTGGAATTGGAAATCACGGAAAGCGTTTTAATTGAAGAAATGGCCGAAAATATCGAAAAGCTGTGGCGCTTGCGGGCGCATGGCCTGCTGTTGTCTCTGGATGACTTCGGTACTGGATATTCTTCGTTGACCTATTTGAACAATCTGCCGGTTCATACGCTGAAAATTGACAAGACCTTTATTAAAACCTTGGGCGAAGACGGCGAGCGGACGCAGCTTGTTAATTCTATCATTCACTTGGCGCATTCCATGGGCTTATTGGTAGTGGCGGAAGGCGTGGAGTTGGCTGAACAGCGTCAGTGCTTGCTGGAAATGGGCTGCGATTACCTGCAGGGCTATCTCTTCAGTAAGCCTGTGCCGGAAGCAGAGGCCCTGGCTTTGCTGCCAGGAAGCACGGAAGGTTGA
- a CDS encoding NADPH dehydrogenase NamA, whose product MLFTPYALANLELKNRIVMPPMCMYKAAADGKVTDWHLIHYASRAVGQVGLIIVEATAVEGRGRISAQDLGLWEDGQIEGMKKLTAAVHAQGGKIGVQLAHAGRKSTVPNSVPVAPSTLRFDESCQCPQALTAEEIGEVVTAFGAAARRAIEAGFDLIEVHGAHGYLINEFLSPLTNLRTDAYGGSVLKRAKLLQDVLAEVRRAAPAGYPVAVRVSAEEYHPLGNTPSVVADMLNLVKDIGIDLVNVSSGGVIPVQPRAYASYQIPLALTIKEQTSLPLLAGGLVTQAVQAQQILKAGADLVYLGRALLRQPYWALQAAHELQQEIEWPEPYVRGKF is encoded by the coding sequence ATGTTATTTACACCGTATGCTCTTGCTAATTTAGAGCTGAAAAATCGTATCGTCATGCCGCCTATGTGCATGTATAAAGCCGCTGCGGACGGCAAAGTAACCGACTGGCACCTTATACATTACGCCAGCCGGGCCGTTGGTCAAGTGGGCTTGATTATCGTAGAAGCTACGGCAGTAGAAGGGCGGGGGCGCATTTCTGCGCAAGATTTGGGCCTTTGGGAGGACGGACAGATTGAGGGGATGAAGAAGCTGACTGCTGCCGTCCATGCTCAGGGAGGAAAAATCGGCGTGCAGCTGGCTCATGCAGGCCGTAAAAGCACAGTGCCCAACAGTGTGCCTGTGGCTCCGTCAACGCTGCGTTTTGATGAAAGCTGCCAATGCCCGCAGGCGTTAACAGCTGAAGAAATTGGCGAGGTCGTCACCGCTTTTGGAGCGGCTGCGCGGCGCGCCATAGAAGCTGGTTTTGATTTGATTGAAGTGCACGGAGCTCATGGGTATTTGATCAATGAATTCCTGTCGCCTTTGACCAATTTGCGGACCGACGCCTATGGAGGGAGCGTGCTGAAACGGGCCAAACTTCTCCAAGACGTATTGGCGGAAGTCCGACGGGCGGCACCGGCCGGGTATCCGGTAGCAGTGCGGGTTTCTGCCGAGGAATACCATCCGTTGGGAAATACGCCGTCGGTAGTGGCGGACATGCTTAATTTGGTAAAAGACATAGGGATTGATTTGGTCAATGTCAGTTCCGGAGGCGTGATTCCTGTCCAGCCTAGAGCGTATGCGTCGTACCAAATTCCCCTAGCGTTGACTATTAAAGAGCAGACTTCTTTGCCTTTATTAGCTGGGGGGCTGGTGACACAGGCTGTGCAGGCCCAGCAAATTTTAAAGGCTGGCGCGGATTTGGTGTATCTGGGACGAGCGCTGCTGCGGCAGCCCTATTGGGCGCTTCAGGCGGCGCATGAGTTGCAGCAAGAAATTGAATGGCCGGAACCGTATGTGAGAGGGAAATTTTAG
- a CDS encoding M20 family metallopeptidase, whose amino-acid sequence MVTEEKKRLCQKVDALEAEMTRLSLALHARPELGNEEYEAARLLTAASQKQGFHVTQGVAGLSTAFIAKRGDRGPKIAFLAEYDALPGLGHACGHNLIASMSFGAATAFAALTTDHAQTYFIGCPAEETQGGKIALTDAGVFNDFDAVFIVHPSDETTLGGTSLASHPLCVRFHGREAHVASRIERGINALDTLVLFYQGLQGLRLRFGEQALIAGIITAGGAAPNIVPALAEMKCTVRSLTSNYLEEEVLPAVRALASGIAAGTGATVTLEHYEPLFKELIQDANLAAYFAENLRLLGEPVRHLPANDAGGSTDVGNVSHVAPTLHPELSIGDGLTAHTTAFAAAAGSATAQKRALVGAKAMAMSAWDVLSNQKRPC is encoded by the coding sequence ATGGTTACTGAAGAAAAAAAACGTCTTTGCCAAAAAGTCGACGCTCTGGAAGCGGAAATGACCCGACTCAGCCTGGCTTTGCACGCACGGCCGGAACTGGGAAATGAAGAGTACGAAGCGGCGCGTCTTTTGACCGCCGCCAGCCAGAAACAAGGCTTTCACGTAACCCAAGGCGTCGCCGGTCTCTCCACGGCGTTTATTGCCAAACGAGGCGACCGCGGTCCCAAAATCGCTTTTTTAGCCGAATACGACGCACTGCCTGGTCTTGGCCACGCCTGCGGGCACAATTTAATCGCTTCCATGAGCTTTGGCGCAGCCACTGCCTTCGCCGCGTTAACGACAGACCACGCGCAAACCTATTTTATCGGCTGCCCGGCGGAAGAAACCCAAGGCGGCAAGATCGCTTTGACTGACGCTGGCGTATTCAACGACTTTGACGCCGTTTTCATTGTTCATCCCAGCGACGAAACCACCTTAGGCGGCACGTCGCTGGCTTCGCATCCCTTATGCGTACGCTTTCATGGCCGCGAAGCGCATGTAGCCAGCCGCATCGAACGCGGCATCAACGCCCTAGATACGCTGGTACTTTTTTATCAGGGCCTGCAGGGACTGCGGCTGCGCTTTGGCGAGCAGGCTCTCATTGCCGGCATCATTACCGCTGGCGGCGCCGCGCCTAACATCGTACCCGCTCTAGCGGAGATGAAATGCACGGTCCGTTCTCTTACCAGCAACTACCTAGAAGAAGAAGTGCTCCCTGCCGTTCGCGCCCTGGCATCCGGCATAGCCGCAGGCACCGGCGCAACCGTAACACTAGAGCACTATGAACCGCTGTTTAAGGAGCTTATCCAGGATGCTAACCTTGCGGCTTATTTTGCGGAAAATCTGCGTCTTCTAGGCGAGCCTGTCCGGCATCTGCCGGCCAACGACGCTGGCGGCTCTACCGATGTAGGCAACGTCAGCCATGTAGCGCCGACACTGCACCCGGAACTATCTATCGGGGACGGCTTAACCGCCCACACGACCGCTTTCGCCGCAGCCGCCGGTTCCGCTACAGCCCAAAAACGAGCCCTTGTAGGCGCCAAAGCCATGGCTATGAGCGCCTGGGATGTTCTAAGTAACCAAAAACGACCATGCTAA
- a CDS encoding OsmC family protein has product MATVKTTYLGGLRTESTHLQSGAKILTDAPVDNHGKGEAFSPTDLLATAYGCCVLTIMGIAAQTHGFTVEGAQIETTKVMGVNPRRVVELITTITLPHNQYSPKERKILELTAKECPVFNSLHPELKKSITFVYTEA; this is encoded by the coding sequence ATGGCAACTGTAAAAACCACCTATCTCGGCGGTCTGCGTACCGAATCAACGCATCTTCAATCCGGCGCCAAAATTCTCACGGACGCCCCCGTAGACAACCATGGCAAAGGGGAAGCTTTCTCGCCAACCGATCTCTTAGCCACCGCCTACGGTTGCTGCGTTTTAACCATTATGGGCATCGCCGCGCAGACACATGGTTTTACCGTGGAAGGCGCGCAAATCGAAACCACAAAGGTGATGGGCGTCAATCCCCGCCGCGTAGTGGAATTGATCACAACCATCACGCTGCCCCACAATCAATACAGCCCGAAAGAGCGTAAAATTCTGGAATTAACCGCAAAAGAATGCCCCGTTTTCAACAGCCTTCATCCAGAATTGAAAAAATCTATTACCTTCGTTTATACCGAAGCCTAA
- a CDS encoding ABC transporter substrate-binding protein: MAIVMAVLMVGLVAGCGDSNSKDVKIGLLNEMTGGNATLGTSITNGAKLAIKEANAKGGVLGKQIQGIVADNKSEASESANAMTKLASQDKVVAVTGTFSSSSAIAASSVAEASKVPYLAVGATNPKVTVDEKSGKVKQYTYRMCFIDPFQGTVGANFALNTLKVKSAIMLIDNSSDYSKGLAAFFKDAFTKGGGNILAEESYLQKDQDFKTILTKIKSLNAEVIYVPGYYEEVGKIVKQARELGITAPILGGDGWDSPKLVELGTAEALNNTYFTNHYSVEDTSPACKTFVEAYKKEYGQMPDAMAVLGYDAANALIDAIKRANSLEPDKIRAALAETKDFPAITGSTTLNATHDAVKSAVIIEMKDGKQVFKASVKP; the protein is encoded by the coding sequence ATGGCCATAGTGATGGCGGTACTCATGGTAGGTTTGGTCGCCGGCTGTGGCGATTCTAATTCCAAAGACGTTAAAATCGGTTTGTTAAATGAGATGACAGGCGGCAATGCCACGTTGGGAACTTCCATTACCAACGGCGCTAAATTGGCCATCAAAGAAGCGAATGCTAAAGGCGGCGTTTTAGGCAAACAGATTCAAGGGATTGTTGCAGATAATAAAAGTGAAGCCTCTGAGTCGGCTAATGCGATGACGAAATTGGCTTCGCAGGATAAAGTGGTCGCTGTGACCGGTACCTTCTCCAGCTCAAGCGCTATTGCGGCTTCGAGCGTGGCGGAAGCTTCTAAAGTACCGTATCTGGCAGTCGGCGCTACGAACCCCAAAGTAACGGTAGATGAAAAAAGCGGCAAAGTGAAGCAATATACCTACCGCATGTGTTTTATCGACCCCTTCCAGGGAACTGTGGGCGCTAATTTTGCGTTGAACACGTTGAAAGTAAAAAGCGCCATTATGCTGATCGACAACAGCAGCGATTACAGCAAAGGTCTGGCTGCTTTCTTTAAAGACGCCTTTACCAAAGGCGGCGGCAACATTCTGGCGGAAGAGTCCTATTTGCAGAAAGACCAGGATTTCAAAACCATTTTGACCAAGATTAAATCCTTGAATGCGGAAGTTATCTATGTGCCTGGTTACTATGAAGAAGTGGGTAAAATTGTTAAACAGGCTCGGGAACTTGGCATTACGGCTCCGATCCTTGGCGGCGACGGCTGGGATTCGCCTAAATTGGTAGAATTGGGTACTGCCGAAGCGCTGAATAACACATATTTCACCAATCATTATTCTGTGGAAGATACTTCTCCGGCTTGCAAAACCTTTGTAGAAGCCTATAAAAAGGAATATGGCCAGATGCCGGATGCAATGGCTGTTCTCGGTTATGACGCAGCTAACGCTCTGATTGATGCGATTAAACGCGCCAATAGCTTAGAGCCGGATAAAATCCGCGCTGCCTTGGCTGAAACGAAAGACTTCCCGGCTATTACCGGCTCTACTACCTTGAATGCTACGCATGACGCGGTGAAGAGCGCAGTTATTATTGAAATGAAAGACGGCAAGCAAGTATTTAAAGCCAGCGTGAAGCCTTAA
- a CDS encoding S66 peptidase family protein: MKSLIKPKPLRPGDTIGLLAPASPGNAEELEQGVRWLQSQGFAVRLGKSAAYTEGICAGDDVVRVADLHAFFADPSIAGILCVRGGYGSMRLLPQLDYELISRHSKVFMGYSDITALHTVLQQRCGLVTFHGPMAASDFGREPRSPFTCKHALQALSSTRPLGQLPEPTAGAAPFFLVPGEASGPLCGGNLSLIAATLGTPYELDTAGRILCLEEVGEAPYRLDRLLTQLHLAGKLQAAAAIVMGVCSNCDSEDDPPGQRTADVLRERLGSLSKPVLCDVSFGHTPDKLTLPLGVQATMSPQAGLVLTEAALEEAPANGY; this comes from the coding sequence ATGAAATCACTAATCAAACCCAAACCATTGCGCCCGGGCGATACGATCGGGCTTTTGGCGCCGGCCAGTCCCGGAAACGCAGAGGAATTGGAGCAGGGCGTACGCTGGCTGCAGTCGCAGGGCTTTGCGGTCCGCCTGGGAAAAAGCGCAGCCTATACCGAGGGCATCTGCGCCGGTGATGATGTTGTACGCGTTGCCGATTTGCATGCGTTTTTTGCCGATCCTAGCATTGCAGGCATTCTCTGCGTACGCGGCGGCTATGGCAGTATGCGCCTTTTGCCGCAGCTAGATTACGAACTGATCAGCCGCCATTCCAAGGTATTCATGGGCTACAGCGACATTACCGCGCTGCACACAGTGCTGCAACAGCGTTGCGGCCTGGTGACCTTTCACGGCCCTATGGCGGCTTCAGATTTTGGCCGAGAGCCACGGTCTCCATTCACTTGCAAACACGCCCTCCAGGCTCTCAGCAGCACGAGACCGCTCGGCCAGCTGCCTGAGCCAACTGCCGGAGCAGCTCCTTTTTTTCTGGTTCCCGGCGAAGCGTCCGGCCCTCTATGCGGGGGCAATTTAAGCCTGATCGCCGCCACCTTGGGCACGCCGTATGAGCTGGATACTGCCGGACGTATTCTTTGTTTGGAAGAAGTAGGCGAAGCGCCATACCGTCTGGACCGGCTACTGACGCAGTTGCACCTGGCAGGCAAGCTGCAGGCGGCGGCAGCCATTGTCATGGGCGTCTGCAGCAACTGCGACAGCGAAGACGACCCTCCTGGTCAGCGCACCGCCGATGTGCTGCGCGAACGCCTTGGCTCTTTAAGCAAGCCGGTACTGTGCGACGTTTCCTTTGGACATACGCCGGACAAACTTACGCTGCCTTTGGGCGTCCAAGCTACGATGTCGCCGCAAGCCGGCCTGGTCCTAACGGAAGCCGCTTTAGAGGAGGCCCCTGCTAATGGTTACTGA
- a CDS encoding DUF1653 domain-containing protein produces MQKGIYRHFKGGKYEVLGVAKHSESGEELVVYRALYGEGGLWVRPLPMFLEEVEWEGKRQPRFALETSTE; encoded by the coding sequence ATGCAAAAAGGAATTTATCGGCACTTCAAAGGCGGTAAATATGAAGTGTTAGGGGTGGCAAAACATAGTGAATCCGGTGAAGAATTAGTAGTTTACAGGGCGTTATACGGTGAAGGAGGCCTGTGGGTGCGCCCCTTGCCCATGTTTCTTGAAGAGGTGGAATGGGAGGGGAAACGGCAGCCGCGGTTTGCGCTGGAAACAAGCACAGAGTAA